In Deinococcus sp. QL22, the following are encoded in one genomic region:
- a CDS encoding cobalamin-binding protein, with translation MSDGAGLQIVSLLPSATDLLFDLGLGGSVVGVSHSCDHSGAAGLPILTRSIVSPDAPQAEIDRAVSEAVREGRALYQVDGELLDRLNPDLVVTQGVCEVCAVTPGTIEAAVRYLPGCLPTAQVLSLEGRSVAGILDDLRALALAAGVGEKGEQLAAEALHDWQAIVPVSHAPRVLTLEWVEPPFYGGHWVPEQVERAGGVNVLGATGTDSGRATWPQIAALDPDVIVVMCCGYGLGENAEFARTLLTQTDLRAVREGQVWAVDANAHFSRPSLGVVRGAAVLADLVRGMEHASESVRVG, from the coding sequence ATGAGCGACGGTGCTGGCCTCCAAATTGTCAGTCTGCTCCCCAGCGCCACCGACTTGTTGTTCGACTTGGGCTTGGGCGGCAGCGTGGTGGGCGTCAGTCATTCCTGCGACCATTCCGGCGCGGCGGGGCTGCCCATTCTCACGCGCTCCATCGTCAGTCCGGACGCTCCGCAGGCCGAGATAGACCGCGCCGTCAGCGAGGCGGTGCGCGAGGGGCGGGCGCTGTACCAGGTGGACGGCGAACTCCTAGACCGCCTGAACCCCGATCTGGTGGTCACGCAGGGCGTGTGCGAGGTCTGCGCCGTTACGCCCGGAACCATCGAGGCCGCCGTGCGTTACTTGCCCGGTTGCCTGCCCACCGCCCAAGTCCTGAGCCTGGAAGGCCGCAGCGTGGCCGGAATTCTGGATGATCTGCGGGCGTTGGCGCTGGCCGCCGGGGTAGGGGAGAAGGGCGAGCAGTTGGCCGCCGAAGCTCTGCACGACTGGCAGGCCATCGTTCCTGTTTCCCATGCCCCGCGAGTGCTGACGCTGGAATGGGTAGAGCCGCCGTTTTATGGGGGCCACTGGGTGCCTGAACAGGTGGAACGGGCAGGCGGCGTGAACGTGCTGGGCGCAACAGGCACCGATTCTGGCCGCGCCACCTGGCCCCAGATCGCCGCCCTCGACCCCGACGTCATCGTGGTGATGTGCTGCGGCTATGGCTTAGGCGAGAATGCCGAGTTTGCCCGCACCCTGCTGACCCAAACCGACTTGCGGGCGGTGAGGGAGGGGCAAGTGTGGGCCGTGGACGCCAATGCCCATTTCAGTCGCCCCAGCCTCGGCGTGGTGCGCGGCGCGGCGGTGCTGGCCGACCTGGTGCGCGGAATGGAGCATGCTAGCGAAAGCGTGCGCGTGGGGTAA
- a CDS encoding type III pantothenate kinase yields the protein MPDVSASASLPSESASASAFPLLVVDIGNTSTVLGLADAGLNLTHTWRVRTNRDVLPDDLALQLRGLFDLAGLGGVGVAGPRAAVLSSVAPPVGQNYALALKRHFGITALEVSAAALPDVRVELDIPDAVGADRLCNLFGAEKYLGTHEYAVVVDFGTSTNFDVIGRGRRFIGGVLATGAQVSADALFSRAAKLPRITLEAPITAIGKNTIHALQSGLVFGYAEMVDGLLRRIRSELPAPAVAIATGGFARTIEGICREIDHYDETLTLRGLVELWASRVGVRA from the coding sequence ATGCCGGACGTGTCCGCTTCTGCGTCCCTGCCCTCAGAATCCGCCTCCGCTTCCGCTTTTCCGCTGCTGGTCGTGGATATCGGCAACACCAGCACCGTGCTGGGCCTGGCCGATGCGGGCCTGAACCTCACCCACACCTGGCGGGTTCGCACCAACCGCGACGTACTGCCCGACGATCTGGCCCTGCAACTGCGCGGCCTGTTCGACCTGGCAGGCCTGGGTGGCGTGGGTGTGGCGGGGCCGCGTGCGGCGGTTCTGAGCAGTGTTGCGCCCCCAGTCGGCCAGAATTACGCGCTGGCGCTGAAACGGCACTTCGGCATCACGGCTCTGGAAGTCTCAGCCGCCGCCCTGCCCGATGTGCGCGTGGAACTCGATATTCCCGACGCGGTGGGCGCAGACCGATTGTGCAACCTGTTCGGCGCAGAGAAGTATCTGGGCACGCACGAATACGCGGTGGTCGTGGATTTCGGCACCAGCACCAACTTTGATGTGATTGGGCGGGGGCGGCGTTTTATCGGCGGCGTACTGGCAACGGGCGCACAGGTCAGTGCCGACGCCCTGTTTTCGCGTGCGGCCAAGTTGCCCCGGATTACGTTAGAAGCGCCCATAACTGCTATCGGCAAAAACACCATCCACGCGCTGCAATCGGGGCTGGTATTCGGGTACGCCGAGATGGTAGACGGGCTGTTGCGCCGCATCCGTTCCGAGTTGCCCGCGCCTGCAGTGGCGATTGCCACAGGCGGCTTTGCCCGCACCATCGAGGGCATCTGCCGCGAGATAGACCATTACGACGAAACCCTGACCCTACGCGGGTTGGTAGAACTGTGGGCCAGCCGGGTTGGAGTGCGGGCATGA
- a CDS encoding biopolymer transporter ExbD: MTRPALRRRFREGGDGVTFDFAPMVDVVLLLLIFFFLTSSLGARQNALPLDLPRASTTVQETPALPIVSVDRAGKLFLNGKETTLTKLGAGLKPLLKTSGGVVGLRADERGNYGTVVRVMDAIKQAGGERLALGTRKGN, translated from the coding sequence ATGACCCGGCCTGCCCTGCGCCGCCGATTTCGGGAAGGGGGAGACGGCGTGACCTTCGACTTTGCCCCGATGGTGGACGTCGTGCTGCTACTGCTGATCTTCTTCTTCCTGACCAGCAGCCTCGGCGCACGCCAGAACGCCCTGCCGCTAGACCTGCCACGTGCCAGTACCACCGTGCAGGAAACGCCCGCCCTGCCGATTGTGAGCGTCGACCGGGCTGGGAAGTTGTTCTTGAACGGCAAGGAAACCACCCTGACCAAATTGGGCGCTGGCCTGAAGCCTCTGCTGAAAACGTCCGGCGGTGTGGTGGGCCTGCGGGCCGATGAGCGCGGCAATTACGGAACGGTGGTGCGGGTGATGGACGCGATCAAGCAGGCGGGCGGCGAACGGTTGGCGCTGGGTACGCGCAAGGGAAACTGA
- a CDS encoding MotA/TolQ/ExbB proton channel family protein translates to MNAFDLARAAGPLLWVLLALSIYVVYLAAARAQALARLGKDASALIERARAVTAESGPAAALAEVDRATDLRTSPAANVLRAGLLRADRGPDASLAAMNATLLAEDARLYAGLSALGTAAQVAPLLGLLGTVIGMVRSFLVFSSTAAPTPAQLATGISEALVNTAGGLIVAIIAYVARNALRARADRIAVQAERVREELPSWLSRPLGSASGFRPTPDALPEVALSFDAAPIGTVPTGTVRG, encoded by the coding sequence ATGAATGCTTTTGATCTTGCCCGCGCTGCCGGGCCTCTGCTGTGGGTGCTGCTGGCCCTTTCTATTTACGTGGTGTATCTGGCTGCTGCACGGGCACAGGCCTTGGCACGGCTGGGCAAAGACGCCTCGGCGTTGATCGAACGCGCCCGCGCCGTCACCGCCGAAAGTGGGCCAGCGGCAGCCCTGGCCGAAGTAGACCGCGCCACCGACTTGCGGACCAGCCCCGCCGCCAACGTGTTGCGTGCTGGACTTCTGCGGGCAGACCGGGGGCCGGATGCCAGCCTCGCCGCCATGAACGCCACCCTGCTGGCCGAAGATGCGCGGCTGTACGCGGGCCTGAGTGCGCTGGGCACGGCGGCACAGGTGGCCCCGCTGCTGGGGTTGCTGGGCACGGTCATCGGCATGGTGCGCTCGTTTCTGGTGTTCAGCAGCACAGCTGCACCCACGCCCGCGCAACTGGCCACCGGTATCAGCGAGGCGCTGGTGAATACGGCGGGCGGCCTGATCGTGGCGATCATCGCGTATGTGGCCCGCAACGCCCTGCGTGCCCGCGCTGACCGGATCGCAGTACAGGCCGAGCGGGTGCGTGAAGAGTTGCCCTCGTGGCTGTCGCGCCCCCTCGGCAGTGCTTCCGGTTTTCGGCCCACGCCCGACGCCCTGCCCGAAGTGGCCCTTTCTTTTGATGCGGCTCCCATCGGTACGGTTCCTACAGGTACGGTACGGGGATGA
- the sufC gene encoding Fe-S cluster assembly ATPase SufC: MTYQIEIRNLHASVGDMPILKGINLTIPRGELHAVMGPNGNGKSTLAKVIVGDPEYTVTEGEVLVDGVNILEMEPDERARLGVFLAFQYPVEIPGVTIANFLRLAMQARKAAGEEVSFSEFYGKLLAALKVLEWDESIVERYLNAGFSGGEKKRNEILQMLMLDPTYIIMDETDSGLDVDALKIVAKGVNSMRGPGLGGLIITHYQRLLDYIVPDRVHIIVDGKVVQSGGPELAKKLDSEGYDWVKELALA; the protein is encoded by the coding sequence ATGACCTATCAGATCGAGATTCGTAACCTGCACGCCAGCGTGGGCGACATGCCCATTCTCAAGGGCATCAACCTGACCATTCCCAGGGGCGAGCTGCACGCCGTAATGGGGCCGAACGGCAACGGCAAAAGCACGCTGGCCAAGGTCATCGTGGGCGATCCCGAATACACCGTGACCGAAGGCGAAGTGCTGGTGGACGGCGTGAACATTCTGGAGATGGAACCCGACGAACGCGCCCGCCTCGGCGTCTTCCTGGCCTTCCAGTACCCCGTGGAAATTCCCGGCGTCACCATCGCCAACTTCCTGCGCCTCGCCATGCAGGCCCGCAAAGCCGCAGGCGAAGAAGTGAGCTTCAGCGAGTTTTACGGCAAGTTGCTGGCCGCCCTGAAGGTGCTGGAATGGGACGAAAGCATCGTGGAACGCTACCTGAACGCGGGCTTTTCCGGCGGCGAGAAGAAGCGCAACGAAATCCTGCAAATGCTGATGCTCGACCCGACCTACATCATCATGGACGAAACCGATTCGGGCCTTGATGTAGACGCTCTGAAGATCGTCGCCAAAGGCGTGAACTCTATGCGTGGCCCCGGCCTCGGCGGTCTGATCATCACCCACTACCAGCGTCTGCTGGATTACATCGTGCCTGACCGCGTTCACATCATCGTGGACGGCAAAGTCGTGCAATCGGGCGGCCCGGAACTCGCGAAGAAGCTGGACAGCGAAGGGTACGACTGGGTCAAAGAGTTGGCGCTGGCGTAA